GGCATGGCCAGAAGCGCCCTACGGACAAGCAGTCTGTATACATGGCTCCTCCCACAGCCCCCCCTTACCGGTtcaccctctcctccagccccgctgccccctccccccgtcccctctcctccagccctactgccctgccccctttcctccagccctgctgcccccccacccgccccctctcctccagccctgctggcttccctctctcctccaaccctgctgccccatcccctgccccctctcctccaaCCCTGCTGCCCCCCCCTTCCAGCCCTGCTGGCCCCCTCTCTTCCAGCCCTGCTGGCCCCTGCCCACAACTACTTAACTTCTTGAGCTGCTTGAGGTTGCTGGAGCGAATAGCAGCCAGTAGCTGGTCGCGGGAGTTCTTCTCCTGGGCGGGGAGGACTTTGTCTCCCATCTTCCTCTGGGTAGCTGGTGACAAGGAGTTCTTCAGGTTCTCCATGATGAGGGGTGGGGCCAAGGGAGGTGGAGGCGGAGGTGGAGCGGCTGGAGCGCCCCCTTTCTTGGGCGAGTTCTTGGGCGATGCCTTTGGAGATGGCTGGGGGGAGGGTTTGGGGGAGCCCTTGGCCAGCGCCCCTGACTTGGGCACCTCCAGCAGATCCTTCTTCTCCCCGCTGGCCTCCTGCGCCTGCCGTTGCTCCTGGAGCCGCTTTTGTCGCTGTTTGTCCATGTTGCGGCTGAGCAGGTTGGTGACCGTCATGCGGGGCCCAGCCAGCTCGAAATGGTAGCCCAGCTTGAGCAGGGTGGTGTTCTCCTTGAGCAGCTTGGCGATCTCCATCTCTGTCTTGCCGCCGCAGATGTGCCTCTGGTTGTGGAAGCGGAGCTCGGTCAGCGTGTTGTTCTGGAGGAGGGCCCGGAAGATGGCCAGGATGCCTTTGCCCGTGATGTGGTTAGAGTCCAGGTTCAGACTGGTGATGGTCTTGTTGGCCTTGAGCATGATGGCGATGGCGAAGGCCACGTGGTCATCGGCGCGCGTGTTGGCCAGGGCGAACACCTTGACCACAGTGTTGAACTCCAGAGCCTCGGTGAACCGGACCAAGATCTCATTCGTGATACAGTCTGAGTTGTTGACGTTCACCTCGGTCATCTCTGGGTCATTGTTCTTCACTCTCTCCAGAGGCTCATCAAATATGCTGGGGGCCGCTTCCTCCTCCGCCTTGGCAGGCCCTTCCGAGGGCTTGGTGGGGCTAGCAGGGGCCTGTTTCTCCAGGGCTTGGGTCTTGTTCTCTTCTTTGGGCTCCTTTTTATTTGCGGACtcctcttttttcactttttcattctccctttttgcatccgtgttcccGCTTCCTCTTTTCACCTTCTCATCCTCCTTCCTGGCGTCCACGGtcctcctctccccttttcccttcccGTCATCCTCTCTCTTActcatctccttctcctctttcttcttgtctttgtctCTGCTTGGCCCCGTGCTCCTGTCActgcctttcttctcttcttccctccttggggctgctgccctctcctctcccctcccctccttccctgcctcctttctgtCCACCGCAGCCCTGACCCGACCCTTGTCAATACCCCTGATAAGCTTCTCCTCCTTGGGCTTCTCTCCACTTTTGCCATCGGCTTCATCTTTGTCTCTTGAGAAGCTTTTCTTTAATAAACCACCCCTCTTTGGCTCCTTCCCCAGGTCTGAGTCCTGTCTGGGGCCCAGGGTTTTTTTGCTGGcatctctgcccctttcctctccaTTCTTGGCATCTGTCTTGGGCTCCACTTGCTTGTTTTCctaaaaattcagaaaagaaaaataaacatgaagagcTGGCTACAGAGGGAGAGGAATGAGTTTGGAGACAAGCACGGGGAGCATTTATATAACTGCCCTGGAGCCTCCAAAGGACTGTGTCCACTGAGAACACCATAAGCTGTCGCGGTGATTCAAGCTGTCACGGGTGATTTAGAAGGAAtgcttccaggggtgcctgggtggctcagtcggttaaacgaccgactcttgatttcgggtcaggtcatgatctcaaggtcatgatctcatggtggtgaggtgaggtgaggtgagatagagccccgcgttgggctttgcctgggtgttgagcctgcttaagattctctccctccccctgcccctccacaacTTGTGCgcgcacacactctgtctctcaaaaaaaattgaacaaaaaaaaaaaaaaaaaaaaaaagaaggaatgccTTGCTGAGCCATGTTGGAACCCAAGGTAAAAGGAAAAATCCCTAATACTG
This genomic interval from Prionailurus viverrinus isolate Anna chromosome F1, UM_Priviv_1.0, whole genome shotgun sequence contains the following:
- the LMOD1 gene encoding leiomodin-1 isoform X1 encodes the protein MSKVAKYRRQVSEDPDIDSLLSTLSPEEMEELEKELDVADPDGSTPVGLRQRNQTEKRSTGMYNREAMLSFCEKETKKLIQREMSVDENKQVEPKTDAKNGEERGRDASKKTLGPRQDSDLGKEPKRGGLLKKSFSRDKDEADGKSGEKPKEEKLIRGIDKGRVRAAVDRKEAGKEGRGEERAAAPRREEEKKGSDRSTGPSRDKDKKKEEKEMSKREDDGKGKGERRTVDARKEDEKVKRGSGNTDAKRENEKVKKEESANKKEPKEENKTQALEKQAPASPTKPSEGPAKAEEEAAPSIFDEPLERVKNNDPEMTEVNVNNSDCITNEILVRFTEALEFNTVVKVFALANTRADDHVAFAIAIMLKANKTITSLNLDSNHITGKGILAIFRALLQNNTLTELRFHNQRHICGGKTEMEIAKLLKENTTLLKLGYHFELAGPRMTVTNLLSRNMDKQRQKRLQEQRQAQEASGEKKDLLEVPKSGALAKGSPKPSPQPSPKASPKNSPKKGGAPAAPPPPPPPLAPPLIMENLKNSLSPATQRKMGDKVLPAQEKNSRDQLLAAIRSSNLKQLKKVEVPKLLQ
- the LMOD1 gene encoding leiomodin-1 isoform X2 — translated: MGWNFLAELWADVRSVLKGLIHWISSFTSYLHTPRASSSFEVKENKQVEPKTDAKNGEERGRDASKKTLGPRQDSDLGKEPKRGGLLKKSFSRDKDEADGKSGEKPKEEKLIRGIDKGRVRAAVDRKEAGKEGRGEERAAAPRREEEKKGSDRSTGPSRDKDKKKEEKEMSKREDDGKGKGERRTVDARKEDEKVKRGSGNTDAKRENEKVKKEESANKKEPKEENKTQALEKQAPASPTKPSEGPAKAEEEAAPSIFDEPLERVKNNDPEMTEVNVNNSDCITNEILVRFTEALEFNTVVKVFALANTRADDHVAFAIAIMLKANKTITSLNLDSNHITGKGILAIFRALLQNNTLTELRFHNQRHICGGKTEMEIAKLLKENTTLLKLGYHFELAGPRMTVTNLLSRNMDKQRQKRLQEQRQAQEASGEKKDLLEVPKSGALAKGSPKPSPQPSPKASPKNSPKKGGAPAAPPPPPPPLAPPLIMENLKNSLSPATQRKMGDKVLPAQEKNSRDQLLAAIRSSNLKQLKKVEVPKLLQ